One Lepus europaeus isolate LE1 chromosome 7, mLepTim1.pri, whole genome shotgun sequence DNA segment encodes these proteins:
- the TMEM225 gene encoding transmembrane protein 225, whose protein sequence is MVYISSRNMQAINMLSSSWATVLLTIGIIVDEWVELIPKRQKIKVNHSPWMTCCITTWPEVISQALASLQLCFPTGELERIRMMMIAVLGISFSLNLILGLEFTYVIPQNIYMHLLTATEGLLSGIISLIQCKQSINCSTWLHLTNPAKERENTQLPKTSVQVMSLPENTIMPRSIVRMHSSISSKEDIPSKSQVQTRRVTWAL, encoded by the exons ATGGTGTATATATCAAGCAGAAATATGCAGGCCATCAACAtgctctcctcctcctgggccacagtctTGTTGACAATAGGAATCATCGTGGATGAATGGGTGGAGCTgatccccaaaagacaaaagaTCAAGGTGAACCACAGTCCATGGATGACATGCTGCATTACTACTTGGCCAGAAG TGAtttcccaggccctggcctcacTACAGCTCTGCTTCCCCACAGGTGAGCTGGAAAGAATCCGGATGATGATGATTGCAGTCCTCGGCATTTCCTTCTCCCTTAACTTGATCCTGGGTCTGGAATTCACCTATGTGATTCCTCAGAACATATATATGCACCTCCTCACTGCCACCGAAGGTCTCCTCTCAG GAATCATCTCTCTCATACAGTGCAAGCAGTCCATAAATTGCAGCACCTGGCTGCACCTCACTAATCCTGCCAAGGAACGTGAGAATACACAGCTGCCTAAGACTTCTGTCCAGGTGATGTCATTACCAGAAAACACCATAATGCCTCGCAGCATTGTCCGCATGCACTCCTCCATAAGCTCGAAGGAAGATATTCCAAGCAAATCACAAGTCCAGACGCGTCGTGTGACCTGGGCTTTATGA